A single Bos mutus isolate GX-2022 chromosome 25, NWIPB_WYAK_1.1, whole genome shotgun sequence DNA region contains:
- the GNB2 gene encoding guanine nucleotide-binding protein G(I)/G(S)/G(T) subunit beta-2, whose translation MSELEQLRQEAEQLRNQIRDARKACGDSTLTQITAGLDPVGRIQMRTRRTLRGHLAKIYAMHWGTDSRLLVSASQDGKLIIWDSYTTNKVHAIPLRSSWVMTCAYAPSGNFVACGGLDNICSIYSLKTREGNVRVSRELPGHTGYLSCCRFLDDNQIITSSGDTTCALWDIETGQQTVGFAGHSGDVMSLSLAPDGRTFVSGACDASIKLWDVRDSMCRQTFIGHESDINAVAFFPNGYAFTTGSDDATCRLFDLRADQELLMYSHDNIICGITSVAFSRSGRLLLAGYDDFNCNIWDAMKGDRAGVLAGHDNRVSCLGVTDDGMAVATGSWDSFLKIWN comes from the exons CAGCTCCGGAACCAGATCCGG GATGCCCGAAAAGCATGTGGGGATTCAACACTGACCCAG ATCACAGCTGGGCTGGACCCAGTGGGGAGAATCCAGATGAGGACACGGAGGACCCTCCGTGGGCACCTGGCCAAAATCTATGCCATGCACTGGGGGACAGACTCAAG GCTGCTGGTCAGCGCCTCCCAGGACGGCAAGCTCATCATTTGGGACAGCTACACCACCAACAAG GTCCACGCCATCCCGCTGCGCTCCTCCTGGGTCATGACCTGTGCCTACGCGCCCTCAGGGAACTTCGTGGCCTGCGGGGGACTGGACAACATATGCTCCATTTACAGCCTCAAGACCCGTGAGGGCAATGTCAGGGTCAGCCGGGAGCTGCCTGGCCACACCG GGTACCTGTCATGCTGCCGCTTTCTGGATGACAACCAAATCATCACCAGCTCTGGGGACACCACCTG TGCCCTGTGGGACATTGAGACCGGCCAGCAGACTGTGGGCTTTGCTGGACACAGTGGTGATGTGATGTCCCTGTCCCTGGCCCCCGACGGCCGCACCTTTGTGTCAGGCGCCTGCGACGCCTCCATCAAGCTGTGGGACGTGCGGGACTCCATGTGCCGACAGACCTTCATCGGCCACGAATCCGACATCAACGCCGTGGCT TTCTTCCCCAACGGCTACGCCTTCACCACGGGCTCTGATGACGCCACATGCCGCCTCTTTGACTTGCGGGCCGACCAGGAGCTCCTCATGTATTCGCACGACAACATCATCTGCGGCATCACCTCTGTTGCCTTCTCGCGCAGCGGCAGGCTGCTGCTCGCGGGCTACGACGACTTCAACTGCAACATCTGGGATGCCATGAAGGGCGACCGTGCAG gTGTCCTCGCGGGCCATGACAACCGTGTGAGCTGCCTCGGGGTCACTGACGATGGCATGGCTGTGGCCACAGGTTCCTGGGACTCCTTCCTCAAGATCTGGAACTAA